The nucleotide sequence AGATCAAGGCAAGTTTCACATCAAGCAGGAATAACGCAACAAAGATTCCTGTAATATAAATCGCACTTGTAAAGAACGTCGACAGAACCGCAACGAACAGCTCTCTGATCGCCTCTGTATCATTTGTAATCCTAGCGACTACTTTCCCTGCAGGGAGGTTGTCAAAATAGACAACCGGCAGTCTTTGAATATGGGCAAAAACATCCTGGCGCATTTTCTGGATAATCCTGTTGGATGTAACCTGCAGAAAATAACGCTGTCCGTAATGAAAGAAAGAGGCAAAAACAAGCAGGCCGAAATAAATAAAAATTAACGTCAGCAGCCCCCCGATTTCCGGTTCATAAAAAGCAAACAGCTCTTTAGAAGACAGCTTCGTTCCCTGATATGACTCGGACTGCTCTCCCTTTGCAATGGTGACTGTATTTCCGTCAGCATTGCGCTCTCCGTCAAACTGAAGCTCACCTGGGATAAAATAATAATCCCGCTGCACTTGGAGGATGTGCACTTCTTTCCCTTTTTCCTCACCGGGCTCAAAATAATCTTCCCGTTTGTAAAAGGAGCCATTATAGGCAGTCGTCTGCTCCCCTTTTTCTGTTTCATACCATGTTTTTTCGATGCCGAGAATATGGTCATCAATCATTTTCTTGGCGATGAAAGGACCGGTCAGCTCTGCGCCTACGGCAACCGTAAGCATTAGGAGAGCTGCGATCAGCGTTTTTTTATAAAGGGCTGCATAGCGGAATAATCGTTTTCCTGTGCTCATGCTCCCACCCCGCCTTCGTTTTCAGCTTCAATTTGCTGGCGTTCAAATTGCTCCTTGTACCAGCCATTTTTTGCAAGCAGCGATTCGTGCCTGCCTTCCTCGATGATTTTCCCTTCATCAAGGACGATAATCCAGTCTGCATGTTCAACCGCAGACAGGCGGTGCGTTGTAATAAAGGTTGTTTTTCCGGCACGCTCACTGCGGATATTCGAGATAATGGCCGTTTCCGTTTTTGCATCTACGGCTGAAAGCGAATCATCCAGAATTAGAATTTCAGGATCTATCAGAAGAGCACGTGCAATGGAAATCCGCTGCTTTTGGCCTCCTGACAATGCGACTCCCTTTTCTCCGACGAGCGTGTTCAAACCCTCTGGAAGCATCTCAAGATCTTTTCTGAAAAACGCAAGATCAATGGCCTTATTCAGTTCTTCATCTGATCCGTCTTTTTTCCCGAAGAGAATATTTTCTCTTACCGTTCTTGAAAAAAGGACATGATCCTGCGGGACATACCCGATAAACCGCTGCAGCGTTTCAAGTGGGATTTTTTCAATCGGAACACCGGATATCAAAATCTCTCCGCTTCCTGCAGGATATTGTCTCAAAAGCTGTTTGACAATTGTTGTTTTTCCGCTGCCGGTTTTTCCGACAATCCCGATTGTTTCTCCCCGCTTGACCGAGAAGCTGACGGCGTTTAAATTCCCCACGTTTGATGAGGGATACCGGAATGTCACATTTTTGAATTCAATGGATTTAGGCGAACTTACCTGCACCTGCTGATCGGCATTTTTCACATCCGGCTCATAGGAAAGAGTGTCATTGATTCTGTCTAGAGAGGCATTGCCGCGCTGCATAATATTAATCAGCTCGCCAATCGCAAACATCGGCCAGATCATCATGCCTAGGTAAACGTTGAAGGAAACAAGTTCACCAAGGGTAATTTCATTATGGAAAACGAGATACGCTCCGTATCCGAGACCAATTAAGTAGCTGATGCCGACAAGCAGCTTAATCGTCGGTTCAAACAAGGCATCAATTTTGGCTACATGAACATTCTTTTTGTAAACATCATCAGTCAGTTCGTTGAATCTGTTCACGTCAGCCTGTTCCTGAACATACGCGCGGATTACCCTGACTCCAGATACTGATTCCAGCACCTGATCGTTCATATCCCCAAATGCATCT is from Bacillus sp. FSL H8-0547 and encodes:
- a CDS encoding ABC transporter transmembrane domain-containing protein, with amino-acid sequence MFAVLGKLGWFFKKYWKRYTAAIILLLVVNVLEIIPPKLLGNAIDDIQTGNFTSDLLVEYIVLFIGLGVLVYFLSYFWMYSLFGGAHLAERILRSKLMGQFLVMTPRFYEKNRTGDLMARATNDLKAISTTAGFGILTLVDSSMFMLTILLTMGILISWKLTFAAILPLPIMAIAMGIYGKKIHTRFTAAQDAFGDMNDQVLESVSGVRVIRAYVQEQADVNRFNELTDDVYKKNVHVAKIDALFEPTIKLLVGISYLIGLGYGAYLVFHNEITLGELVSFNVYLGMMIWPMFAIGELINIMQRGNASLDRINDTLSYEPDVKNADQQVQVSSPKSIEFKNVTFRYPSSNVGNLNAVSFSVKRGETIGIVGKTGSGKTTIVKQLLRQYPAGSGEILISGVPIEKIPLETLQRFIGYVPQDHVLFSRTVRENILFGKKDGSDEELNKAIDLAFFRKDLEMLPEGLNTLVGEKGVALSGGQKQRISIARALLIDPEILILDDSLSAVDAKTETAIISNIRSERAGKTTFITTHRLSAVEHADWIIVLDEGKIIEEGRHESLLAKNGWYKEQFERQQIEAENEGGVGA